A stretch of the Pedobacter sp. MC2016-14 genome encodes the following:
- a CDS encoding DUF6266 family protein gives MAILKHSDQGSITGAIGPVTVYQSKGQSIVRKRRNIGGKPSTEKQLSRQQRIKLVVDFLRPIKEFTYAGFRDVDRAAGVSIYNVVTSELLRNAITGTYPAQEIDYKNVILSKGALKTAIGASVSAIDGELIFHWIRTAGDFNSTDRVMLMAYCPELKEAAYEISGAKRMVGTAILTLEKSWQGKYVETYISFRSEGKKISANSFYTGNLKI, from the coding sequence ATGGCGATTTTAAAACATTCAGATCAAGGTTCGATAACCGGAGCTATTGGCCCGGTAACAGTTTACCAGTCTAAAGGACAATCCATTGTCCGGAAACGACGAAACATCGGGGGTAAACCTTCCACTGAAAAACAACTGAGCAGGCAACAGCGCATAAAACTGGTTGTGGATTTTTTGCGGCCGATAAAAGAATTTACTTATGCAGGCTTTAGGGATGTAGATAGAGCAGCCGGCGTTTCCATCTACAATGTAGTGACCTCAGAGCTGCTACGTAATGCCATTACAGGAACCTATCCTGCACAGGAAATTGATTACAAAAATGTGATTTTGAGTAAAGGAGCTTTGAAAACAGCCATTGGCGCCAGCGTTTCTGCCATAGATGGCGAGCTGATATTTCACTGGATCAGGACAGCAGGCGACTTCAATTCTACTGACCGTGTGATGCTGATGGCCTATTGCCCGGAATTAAAAGAAGCTGCTTACGAAATAAGTGGTGCGAAGAGAATGGTGGGTACAGCTATATTAACATTAGAAAAATCATGGCAGGGAAAATATGTAGAGACTTACATCTCGTTTAGGTCTGAAGGAAAAAAAATATCGGCAAATAGTTTTTATACAGGAAATTTGAAGATATAA
- a CDS encoding helix-turn-helix domain-containing protein, with product MQEILSKKAIGERIKKLRVENGLSQSFLANILKLSRSNYSQIEIGNQFPSYQTLLAISKYFQKSYEWLLHGIGEHEVLIPIDLLKKTPELQQPTIVLNKDGYAATLFVKAEDTKKYAKLLNDEAFIGSLAPLEVPLQAGERYRRAFSVKNKVLPAPLLQNDLLIAEHVSTYAEVVVNNLYIIITKKELIVARLLSVALPFKTLFCALNENEASFEVNTDDVKELWEITGKYTSSLNPTATELEKNLKKVENALKALEQDLLRIKSIQLSKN from the coding sequence ATGCAAGAAATACTGTCCAAAAAGGCGATCGGCGAGAGAATCAAAAAACTTAGAGTTGAAAATGGACTTTCACAGTCTTTTTTAGCCAATATCCTTAAGCTTTCCAGAAGCAATTATTCGCAAATTGAAATCGGGAACCAATTTCCTTCCTATCAAACGCTTCTGGCCATATCAAAATATTTTCAGAAAAGTTACGAATGGCTGTTGCACGGAATAGGTGAACATGAAGTCCTGATACCAATTGATTTATTAAAAAAAACGCCTGAACTTCAACAGCCCACTATCGTGCTGAACAAGGATGGTTATGCCGCCACCTTATTCGTTAAGGCAGAGGATACCAAAAAATATGCAAAGTTATTAAATGATGAAGCCTTTATAGGCAGTTTAGCCCCACTGGAAGTCCCACTGCAGGCCGGGGAAAGATACCGAAGGGCTTTTAGTGTAAAGAACAAAGTATTACCTGCCCCACTTTTGCAAAATGACCTGCTGATTGCTGAGCATGTTTCAACCTATGCAGAGGTTGTAGTAAACAATTTATACATCATTATTACGAAGAAAGAACTGATTGTAGCCAGACTGCTTTCTGTAGCCCTCCCTTTTAAGACCCTGTTTTGCGCGCTTAATGAAAACGAAGCTAGTTTTGAAGTAAATACAGATGATGTAAAGGAACTGTGGGAAATTACCGGAAAATACACCAGCAGCCTAAACCCTACTGCCACTGAGTTAGAAAAGAACCTTAAGAAGGTCGAAAATGCACTGAAAGCACTTGAGCAAGACCTCTTAAGGATCAAATCTATTCAACTGAGTAAAAACTAA
- a CDS encoding sodium:solute symporter family protein: MNSIIDTSVIVVFSVFIMIIGLLFSRTGRNLKSFFAGGEAVPWFIGGLSLFMSFFSAGTFVAWGSIAYKYGWVAVTIQWTMCIGGLVTGIYLAPKWKATGNLTAAEFIKDRLGPKVQKSFIYIFMLVSLFIKGSVLYSVARLVGSSLEFPLIPVTIVLGFFMIAYTAVGGLWAVMVTDILQFVILTASVLLIIPLAFGEAGGVQNVLNKMPDDFFQLVNGEYTWGFILAFALYHIFYIGGNWTFVQRYTSVDTPKSAAKVAFLFAGLYILSPVLWMLPPMIYQTINPGLTGLATENAYLMVCKQVLPAGLMGLILTGMYFSTSASANTALNVVSAVFTNDIYKGSINPAASDEKLMKIARRSSWAFGLGMIVIALIVPYIGGIVEFTLSVGAITGGPLLAPPIWALFSKRITGKATIYITTISLGVNLLFKILLPVLMHFKLSRANEMLLGVILPCILLLAYEVYAASKGWISKEYLDLQERKAIRKTSFQGVDEKEALEIKRQNKFGLQVISFSLAFIAFLLYILCLFTAKGTNMVIGIATLILLSALIPLRASKKVVF, encoded by the coding sequence ATGAATTCTATCATAGATACCTCCGTTATTGTCGTTTTCTCGGTGTTCATCATGATCATCGGTTTACTGTTCTCCCGCACAGGGCGTAATTTAAAGTCATTTTTTGCCGGTGGCGAAGCCGTACCATGGTTTATTGGTGGTTTGTCGCTTTTCATGAGTTTTTTCTCTGCGGGTACTTTTGTGGCCTGGGGTTCTATTGCTTACAAGTACGGCTGGGTGGCGGTCACCATTCAGTGGACCATGTGTATCGGCGGCCTGGTTACCGGCATTTACCTTGCGCCAAAATGGAAAGCTACAGGTAACCTTACCGCAGCAGAATTTATCAAAGACCGCCTTGGTCCTAAAGTTCAAAAAAGCTTTATCTACATCTTTATGTTGGTGTCGTTGTTTATCAAAGGTTCGGTATTATATTCCGTAGCGCGATTGGTGGGTTCCTCCTTAGAGTTTCCTTTAATTCCGGTTACCATAGTGCTGGGTTTCTTTATGATTGCCTATACCGCTGTTGGTGGTCTTTGGGCTGTGATGGTTACTGATATCCTGCAATTTGTTATCCTTACCGCCTCGGTATTGCTTATCATTCCATTAGCCTTTGGCGAAGCCGGAGGTGTACAAAACGTATTGAATAAAATGCCGGATGATTTCTTTCAGCTTGTAAATGGTGAATACACCTGGGGCTTTATCCTGGCTTTTGCCTTGTACCACATTTTTTACATCGGCGGCAACTGGACCTTTGTACAAAGGTATACCAGTGTAGATACACCAAAATCTGCCGCTAAAGTAGCTTTCCTTTTCGCGGGCCTTTACATTCTAAGTCCGGTACTGTGGATGTTGCCACCCATGATTTACCAAACCATTAATCCCGGATTAACTGGCTTGGCCACAGAAAATGCCTACTTAATGGTTTGCAAGCAGGTTTTACCGGCAGGTTTGATGGGATTAATTCTTACCGGCATGTATTTCTCTACCTCTGCTTCTGCAAATACCGCTTTAAATGTGGTATCAGCAGTCTTTACCAACGATATTTATAAAGGGAGCATCAACCCTGCTGCTTCGGATGAAAAGCTCATGAAAATCGCCCGCCGCTCTTCCTGGGCTTTCGGGCTCGGCATGATTGTAATTGCCCTCATTGTACCCTACATTGGTGGCATAGTAGAATTTACGTTAAGTGTGGGTGCCATTACCGGCGGACCATTGCTTGCACCACCTATCTGGGCCTTATTTTCCAAACGCATTACAGGTAAGGCCACCATTTACATCACCACCATCAGTTTGGGGGTCAATCTGCTTTTCAAAATCCTACTGCCCGTGCTAATGCATTTCAAACTTAGCCGTGCCAATGAAATGTTACTTGGTGTTATCCTGCCCTGTATATTATTGCTTGCTTACGAAGTCTATGCAGCTTCTAAAGGTTGGATCAGCAAAGAGTACCTTGATTTGCAGGAGCGTAAAGCCATTCGCAAAACCAGTTTTCAGGGGGTTGATGAAAAGGAAGCGCTGGAAATTAAAAGGCAAAATAAATTTGGTCTGCAAGTGATTTCTTTTTCCCTGGCCTTTATCGCATTTCTGCTGTACATCCTTTGTTTATTTACGGCAAAAGGAACCAATATGGTCATCGGGATTGCTACCCTTATTTTACTAAGTGCTTTGATCCCGCTGCGGGCGTCTAAAAAAGTGGTGTTTTAG
- a CDS encoding Crp/Fnr family transcriptional regulator, translated as MTIAHSLTRVPKIRQDFEDQFINELRLLKAFDLAAEQELRRGGVGYLSEQASMLHPYGDICRKCWFVNEGCVVAFHETDDVHLIFVAGEVVIVPAGWLGNDASLYSLVAGRNTHVIEISYAVYERISTNCPEVIPLWNRIIAKKSQKHTLKDMMTRKPGKEKLADFETQYVDMFQSFSIQLHKWIIASFLHITPGSLSRLYKEKRTSHLKAGPK; from the coding sequence ATGACCATAGCGCACTCATTAACCAGGGTACCCAAAATAAGGCAGGATTTTGAAGATCAATTTATAAATGAACTCAGATTATTGAAGGCGTTTGACCTGGCTGCCGAGCAGGAATTAAGACGTGGAGGAGTGGGGTATTTGAGTGAGCAAGCATCTATGTTGCATCCTTATGGAGATATTTGCCGCAAATGCTGGTTTGTAAATGAGGGTTGTGTTGTGGCTTTCCATGAAACCGACGATGTTCACTTGATTTTTGTTGCTGGCGAAGTAGTCATCGTGCCTGCTGGTTGGTTAGGTAATGACGCCTCTTTATACAGTCTGGTAGCCGGTCGCAACACCCATGTGATTGAAATTAGCTATGCTGTTTATGAGCGCATCAGCACAAATTGTCCTGAAGTTATTCCTTTATGGAACAGGATAATTGCTAAAAAGTCGCAGAAACATACGCTTAAAGATATGATGACCAGGAAACCAGGAAAAGAAAAACTCGCGGATTTCGAGACACAATATGTCGATATGTTCCAGTCTTTTTCGATACAGCTACATAAATGGATCATAGCCAGTTTTCTTCACATTACGCCCGGATCTCTGAGTAGGTTATATAAAGAAAAAAGAACCAGCCACCTAAAGGCTGGTCCCAAATGA
- a CDS encoding DUF6266 family protein, whose protein sequence is MGTQPKGAFGGFIGKAGPLIGYNLKGQNVITGLHNKSSKPATQKQKDQRYKFGMITSFLAHIGDLIEIGFARKAKATETAMNAAVSYNLTHATMGLSPNFEIDFTTLKTSLGSVTQAKNLLVVPTAGNNINFTWDLASGGPSTQSDPTDQLMLLIYNPELDEFLPVVGAAPRSALTYSLHVPSDFSGAEIHCYCSFVGKEGRVSDSIYRNVVLL, encoded by the coding sequence ATGGGAACACAACCAAAAGGAGCCTTTGGAGGCTTCATCGGAAAAGCAGGCCCGCTTATCGGCTACAACCTTAAGGGGCAAAATGTGATTACCGGCTTGCACAACAAATCAAGCAAGCCCGCCACACAAAAACAAAAAGATCAACGCTACAAATTTGGAATGATCACTTCATTCCTGGCGCACATTGGCGACCTGATCGAAATCGGCTTTGCGAGAAAAGCAAAAGCAACAGAGACGGCAATGAATGCTGCTGTTTCTTATAACCTAACACATGCTACAATGGGGCTCTCACCCAATTTTGAGATTGACTTTACCACGCTCAAAACCAGCTTAGGTTCAGTTACCCAGGCAAAAAACCTGCTGGTTGTACCGACAGCGGGTAACAACATCAATTTTACCTGGGATTTGGCCAGCGGCGGCCCCAGCACCCAAAGCGATCCTACTGATCAGCTGATGTTGCTGATCTACAATCCAGAACTGGACGAATTCCTGCCCGTAGTTGGCGCAGCACCACGTTCAGCTTTAACTTACAGTCTGCATGTACCATCAGATTTTTCTGGAGCAGAAATCCATTGTTACTGTAGTTTTGTAGGAAAAGAGGGTCGTGTGAGCGACAGTATTTACCGAAACGTAGTACTCCTGTAA
- a CDS encoding sensor histidine kinase KdpD, whose amino-acid sequence MKWFRRLLATGIRHEMAYRERRKVKVINFAGLLGGFSSFIFLLNNSLAGYGILMLLNCITLIAGFGILYFHKCGIYKYPPIVAGFIYSLCCSASAMLYDNNMEFYLLIFIGVYFMLMDDFKFSITFSLFNATLFLFIYHNPNLFPEYPSVSPTHRFIVLFNGIVLFLFFLYFFKKQNLAYQQRIELQNQELNLQNLNKEKLFAIIAHDIRSPIASTGNALQMLKQDIFSPEEFAELSSKLADQVNNVQENIDTILLWSQSQLNGIEVKPKTIDLLPVVTRVLAGAEIAMAAKSIKADLTGIVHTAITADPNHLQLILRNLLSNAIKFSYEGSSIKISAVRKLDQTEITIQDFGTGISEENLKLIFANHTFYSSQGTNREKGTGLGLKLCKEFAEKNHGKMWVESLPGLGSSFTLSLPG is encoded by the coding sequence ATGAAATGGTTTAGACGTTTGTTAGCTACTGGCATACGTCACGAAATGGCGTACAGGGAGCGCCGCAAGGTTAAAGTAATTAATTTTGCAGGCCTTTTAGGAGGATTTTCATCTTTTATATTTCTGCTGAACAATAGTTTAGCAGGATATGGCATTCTTATGCTCTTAAATTGCATCACATTGATAGCAGGATTTGGCATTTTGTACTTTCATAAATGCGGCATTTACAAATACCCTCCTATAGTCGCCGGGTTCATCTATTCGCTCTGCTGCTCTGCAAGTGCCATGCTTTACGACAATAACATGGAATTTTACCTCCTGATTTTTATTGGTGTATATTTTATGCTCATGGATGATTTTAAGTTTAGCATCACCTTTAGTCTGTTCAATGCTACATTGTTCCTTTTCATTTATCATAACCCAAACCTTTTTCCGGAATATCCATCAGTCTCTCCCACCCACCGCTTTATTGTGCTGTTTAACGGCATTGTACTATTCCTTTTCTTTCTTTACTTTTTTAAGAAGCAAAACCTTGCCTATCAGCAGAGAATTGAACTGCAGAACCAGGAGCTGAACCTGCAGAACTTAAATAAGGAAAAACTTTTTGCCATCATTGCGCACGACATCCGCAGTCCGATTGCCAGCACCGGTAATGCCCTGCAGATGCTAAAACAGGATATCTTTAGCCCTGAAGAATTTGCAGAACTGAGCAGCAAACTCGCCGACCAGGTAAACAACGTGCAGGAAAACATTGACACCATTCTGCTATGGAGCCAAAGTCAGCTCAACGGCATTGAGGTTAAACCCAAAACTATTGATCTATTGCCTGTGGTAACAAGAGTACTGGCTGGTGCAGAGATTGCCATGGCAGCGAAGTCCATTAAAGCCGACCTCACAGGCATCGTTCATACCGCCATAACCGCAGATCCAAACCATTTGCAGCTTATTTTAAGAAACTTGCTGAGTAATGCCATCAAATTTAGCTATGAGGGTAGCAGCATTAAAATTTCTGCTGTCCGCAAATTGGATCAGACTGAAATTACCATACAGGATTTTGGAACAGGGATTTCTGAAGAAAACCTGAAATTAATCTTTGCCAACCACACTTTTTATTCCAGTCAGGGTACCAATAGAGAAAAAGGCACAGGTCTTGGTCTCAAGTTGTGTAAAGAGTTTGCCGAGAAAAACCATGGAAAGATGTGGGTAGAAAGCCTTCCCGGACTGGGCAGTTCTTTTACACTAAGCTTGCCAGGCTAG
- a CDS encoding peptidoglycan-binding protein produces METTKFLLVFIWLAAAGGNRLPDGNLLAGIAKAEIGVRELSGHNDGQRVAAYQKAGDCTKGDPWCAAFISWVFKQAGYPAPRTGWSPNLFPSSRVVKVPERGTVLGIYFPALKRIAHCGLVTGVHNNWVYSVEGNTNVAGSREGDGVYARIRHRKSISRYADWMKKKI; encoded by the coding sequence ATGGAAACAACTAAGTTTTTACTTGTCTTTATTTGGCTTGCTGCTGCTGGCGGCAACAGGCTGCCTGATGGCAATTTGCTAGCAGGGATTGCTAAAGCAGAAATCGGTGTACGCGAGCTGAGCGGACACAATGACGGGCAAAGGGTTGCAGCGTACCAAAAAGCTGGTGATTGTACTAAGGGTGATCCCTGGTGTGCTGCCTTTATCAGCTGGGTTTTTAAACAAGCAGGATATCCAGCTCCACGAACGGGCTGGTCTCCCAATTTATTTCCATCTTCCAGAGTAGTAAAAGTGCCTGAAAGGGGCACCGTACTTGGAATTTATTTCCCGGCCTTAAAGCGAATTGCACATTGCGGACTGGTAACAGGGGTACACAACAACTGGGTATATTCTGTAGAAGGAAATACGAATGTGGCAGGCAGCAGAGAGGGTGATGGTGTGTATGCACGCATACGCCACAGGAAAAGCATCAGCCGATATGCGGATTGGATGAAAAAGAAAATTTAA
- a CDS encoding response regulator, with translation MRTNLVCDSYNSSYFLIDKKFQLASFSVHPMDKLSVFVSGNLALGQQIEELLTQRYRENFISRVENCFAGQCFSLEKKVALAEEGDVVFQVTFTPIFIQNEVQYVSCTVVSSNRIKRQLKLLNEYSHVASHELRAPISNILSLSGSIKNKKLEAYDVIRLSGLLSDINAQAEKLDEIIKLLNDLLHNNEHIVFFQPESVNPDSKHIVLLDDDKLTNRMHEMLLSGLDVEKCLVTFDEPKKAFDYVKAQNPDLLFLDLHMPEIDGWAFLGMMQEQGILVDVIIVSSSIDPLERSRARAFSFVKDFVTKPLTSEKLKLLFDKDKPAYFKNL, from the coding sequence ATGAGAACTAACCTTGTATGCGACAGCTACAACAGCTCCTATTTTTTGATCGATAAAAAATTTCAGCTTGCTTCTTTTTCTGTTCATCCAATGGATAAGCTATCTGTTTTTGTATCGGGCAACTTAGCTCTGGGGCAACAAATTGAGGAATTGCTTACACAACGTTACCGCGAAAACTTTATCAGCAGGGTAGAAAATTGCTTCGCCGGACAGTGTTTTAGCCTGGAAAAGAAGGTGGCGCTGGCCGAAGAAGGAGATGTTGTATTTCAGGTCACTTTCACACCAATTTTTATTCAAAATGAAGTTCAGTATGTGAGCTGTACAGTGGTGAGCAGCAATAGAATTAAGCGACAGCTCAAACTACTCAATGAATATTCACATGTGGCTTCGCACGAATTAAGGGCGCCAATTTCCAATATCCTCAGTTTATCCGGCAGCATCAAAAATAAAAAGCTGGAAGCCTACGATGTAATTAGACTTAGCGGTTTGCTGTCCGACATTAATGCACAGGCAGAGAAGCTGGATGAAATTATCAAACTGCTCAATGACCTCCTGCACAATAACGAGCACATCGTATTCTTTCAGCCAGAGTCTGTTAATCCGGATAGTAAGCATATTGTATTGCTTGACGATGACAAGCTAACAAACAGGATGCATGAAATGTTGCTTTCTGGCTTAGATGTAGAAAAATGCCTCGTTACTTTTGACGAGCCTAAAAAGGCATTTGACTACGTTAAAGCACAAAACCCGGACCTCCTGTTCCTTGACTTGCATATGCCCGAAATTGATGGCTGGGCATTCCTGGGCATGATGCAGGAGCAAGGGATCCTGGTAGACGTTATTATTGTTTCTTCCTCTATAGATCCGTTAGAGCGTTCAAGAGCCCGGGCTTTCAGCTTTGTGAAAGATTTTGTCACAAAACCCCTTACCTCCGAAAAGCTGAAGCTGCTGTTTGATAAAGATAAACCGGCTTATTTCAAAAATTTATAA
- a CDS encoding DUF6266 family protein: protein MFVSHPDHQWMEKSGAITIKANKMAILKNGIFGGFTGKVGNMVGYEAGGKFLVKSAPKKSTLPPTEKQINHRAKFKLMIGFLTIIRDFISVGFNTAKREHTAMNMAMRHNLKNAVTGLGPDFAIDYPLLMISMGNLPIASFPTAEYTGDSQLQFSWVNDQSNQHCSWLDELNIMVYNEAKNEFLIWKGEARRKDQICKLKLPEDFIGDELHCYFYFINENGMTSNSMYAGLVQLKNI from the coding sequence ATGTTTGTATCACACCCGGATCATCAGTGGATGGAAAAATCCGGGGCAATCACAATTAAAGCAAACAAGATGGCAATACTAAAAAATGGAATTTTCGGAGGATTTACCGGCAAGGTAGGAAATATGGTGGGTTACGAGGCTGGAGGAAAGTTTTTGGTAAAAAGCGCACCAAAGAAATCTACGCTCCCCCCCACAGAAAAACAAATCAATCACCGTGCAAAGTTTAAGCTCATGATTGGCTTTTTAACAATCATCAGGGATTTTATTTCTGTAGGCTTCAATACGGCGAAACGGGAACATACAGCAATGAACATGGCTATGAGGCACAATTTAAAAAATGCAGTGACCGGCTTGGGACCCGATTTTGCAATTGATTATCCCCTTTTAATGATCAGTATGGGCAACCTGCCAATTGCCAGCTTTCCGACTGCGGAATATACCGGGGACAGCCAGCTGCAGTTTAGCTGGGTAAATGATCAAAGCAATCAACATTGCAGCTGGCTGGATGAGTTGAATATAATGGTTTACAATGAAGCTAAAAACGAATTCTTAATATGGAAGGGAGAGGCCAGGCGCAAAGATCAAATTTGCAAACTTAAACTGCCAGAAGATTTTATTGGAGATGAATTGCATTGCTACTTCTATTTTATCAATGAAAACGGAATGACCAGCAACAGTATGTACGCAGGGCTGGTTCAATTAAAAAACATTTAA
- a CDS encoding glycosyltransferase family 1 protein: MKQTIYLNGRFTTQALTGVQRTAYELVKGLDKMLENGEIDKDKFCYRLIYSGEMVTPIALKHIDIVKKGVLKGNLWEQLELPLYTFGNLLISMCSVSTLFKRKQLLMVHDASFMVNPRFFPFIFRTWYKLAIPLLSKIAQRLVTVSAFSKQQLVKFAGFEENKLEIIYNAADHLSRFQEPDEDFKTKISALKPFVLAVSSLSVNKNFPVIGEAIEKIDFKPYQMLIAGGASATLQQSAPSSFVKYLGYVSNAELKYLYQNASLFIFPSLYEGFGIPPLEAMYSGCPVISSNTSSLPEVLGDACVYFNPNDAQDLANQLQRLLKDEIMLELLRKKGLQRAKLYSWQQSARKLHALIITLN; the protein is encoded by the coding sequence ATGAAACAAACGATATATTTAAATGGCCGCTTTACTACCCAAGCGCTTACCGGAGTGCAGCGAACTGCCTATGAATTGGTAAAAGGGTTGGACAAGATGCTGGAAAACGGGGAGATTGACAAAGATAAGTTTTGTTACCGCCTCATTTATTCGGGAGAAATGGTAACACCGATAGCATTAAAGCACATCGACATTGTAAAAAAAGGTGTGTTGAAGGGTAATTTATGGGAGCAACTGGAATTGCCTCTTTATACCTTCGGCAACTTACTGATCAGCATGTGCTCTGTTTCTACCTTGTTTAAAAGGAAACAATTGTTGATGGTACATGATGCATCCTTTATGGTAAACCCCAGATTTTTCCCATTTATATTCAGGACCTGGTATAAGCTGGCGATTCCATTACTGAGCAAAATAGCACAAAGATTGGTTACCGTTTCTGCGTTCTCAAAGCAACAGCTGGTAAAATTTGCCGGCTTTGAAGAAAATAAATTAGAGATCATTTACAACGCTGCAGATCATCTGTCACGTTTTCAAGAACCAGATGAGGACTTTAAAACAAAAATATCAGCGTTAAAACCATTTGTTTTGGCGGTAAGCAGCCTCAGCGTTAATAAAAATTTCCCTGTAATTGGCGAGGCCATTGAAAAAATTGATTTTAAGCCTTATCAAATGCTCATTGCAGGTGGTGCATCTGCCACGCTACAGCAGTCGGCGCCTTCTTCTTTTGTAAAATATCTGGGTTATGTTTCTAATGCAGAGCTTAAATACCTTTACCAAAATGCCTCGCTTTTTATTTTCCCTTCGCTTTACGAAGGTTTCGGCATCCCGCCTTTGGAAGCCATGTATAGTGGTTGTCCGGTAATTTCATCCAATACCTCTTCTCTTCCCGAAGTACTTGGCGATGCCTGTGTATATTTTAACCCGAATGATGCGCAGGATCTGGCAAATCAGCTTCAGCGTTTGCTGAAAGATGAAATCATGCTTGAACTGCTTAGAAAAAAAGGGCTGCAGCGGGCTAAGCTATATAGTTGGCAACAGAGTGCAAGGAAACTTCATGCCCTGATAATTACGTTAAACTAA